A genomic region of Erythrobacter sp. SCSIO 43205 contains the following coding sequences:
- a CDS encoding M48 family metalloprotease — translation MHLTRSFCAALLALLATFALSLQPLAAQSILRDAETEALLRDMAYPLVEASELEPENVEIVLINDGSINAFVAGGQVVYVHAGLLNAADTANEVQGVIAHELGHITAGHVVRFAERTKGAQGISILSLILGVGAALAGAGDAALGAIMAGQQAAVGNFLAFNRNQEAATDQAGARYLSGAGISGRGMISFFEKLRNAEIRRGYSQSDDAAYTRTHPLSGDRIQFLRDQLVKDPAWDAPDDAELQARFLKVRAKLFGYLAEPKRTFQEFPVSDESTPARYARAYAYHKDAQVQNALNEVETLLKTEPKNPYFLELKGQILLESGSPEEALEPLRRATELTLSQPLIAGMFGHALIATEDEANYDEARDVLRAAVAKDRFNPFAWYQLGVVYARQGDIPRAKLASAEQQVMRRNYPEALRNATDAEAGLPVGSPDWIRAQDVALQARAELERLRDER, via the coding sequence ATGCACCTGACTCGCTCCTTTTGCGCCGCGCTGCTGGCGTTACTCGCCACATTTGCGCTATCGCTTCAGCCACTGGCCGCGCAATCCATCCTGCGCGATGCTGAGACAGAGGCGCTTCTTCGGGACATGGCCTATCCGCTTGTTGAGGCAAGCGAGCTTGAGCCGGAAAACGTCGAGATCGTGCTCATCAATGATGGCTCGATCAACGCTTTTGTTGCTGGCGGACAGGTGGTCTATGTCCACGCAGGGCTTTTGAACGCGGCCGATACCGCGAACGAAGTGCAAGGCGTGATTGCGCACGAGCTTGGCCACATCACCGCAGGGCACGTCGTACGCTTTGCCGAACGGACCAAGGGCGCGCAGGGCATCTCGATCCTCTCGCTTATCCTTGGCGTGGGCGCGGCGCTGGCGGGCGCAGGTGACGCGGCTCTGGGTGCGATTATGGCGGGCCAACAGGCAGCCGTGGGCAATTTCCTTGCCTTTAACCGCAATCAGGAAGCCGCCACCGACCAGGCAGGCGCGCGCTATCTTTCGGGCGCGGGCATTTCCGGGCGTGGCATGATTTCCTTCTTCGAAAAACTGCGCAATGCCGAAATTCGCCGCGGCTACAGCCAATCGGACGATGCTGCTTATACGCGCACCCACCCCTTGTCAGGCGACCGGATTCAATTCCTGCGCGATCAGCTGGTAAAAGACCCGGCATGGGACGCGCCCGATGATGCCGAATTGCAGGCACGATTCCTGAAAGTGCGCGCCAAGCTTTTCGGCTATCTTGCCGAACCCAAGCGCACGTTTCAGGAATTTCCGGTAAGCGATGAGAGCACGCCTGCACGCTATGCGCGCGCCTATGCCTACCACAAGGATGCGCAAGTTCAGAACGCGCTCAATGAGGTTGAAACGCTGCTCAAAACCGAGCCGAAAAACCCCTATTTCCTTGAACTCAAGGGGCAGATCCTGCTCGAATCGGGCAGCCCCGAAGAAGCCCTCGAACCGCTTCGCCGCGCAACCGAGTTGACGTTAAGCCAACCGCTGATCGCGGGGATGTTTGGCCACGCCCTTATCGCCACAGAGGATGAGGCAAATTATGACGAGGCGCGCGATGTGCTTCGCGCAGCGGTTGCGAAAGACCGCTTCAATCCCTTCGCCTGGTATCAACTGGGCGTGGTTTATGCGCGCCAGGGCGACATCCCGCGCGCTAAGCTTGCAAGCGCAGAACAACAAGTGATGCGCCGCAATTATCCTGAGGCGTTGCGCAATGCGACCGATGCAGAGGCAGGGCTCCCAGTGGGCTCGCCCGATTGGATCCGTGCACAAGATGTTGCCCTTCAGGCGCGCGCCGAACTGGAACGATTGCGCGACGAGCGTTAA
- a CDS encoding alpha/beta hydrolase, producing the protein MAWTIGGILAVVALAAIALQIAIARDGPAVLSAVDRVSGGDGGAELKAKITTGDHPDQKLLIWGPKERPTLDHARPVLLFVHGGSWNSGDPESYDFVGRAFVERGFIVALAGYRLGEAGQYPGMVEDVAGAFAQVREQISAYGGDPEHIVLAGHSAGAYNMMMVALEEKWLRAHSLAPDAISGIVGISGPYDFLPLDSDSTKAAFGHVEEEQALKATQPINNVNGDAPPMLLIHGEEDTTVGLFHSKRLSRKIQAAGGTATLSTYPAMSHTDPLISIASPWRNRRDIVDQIATFARYVKAQK; encoded by the coding sequence ATGGCATGGACCATTGGCGGTATCCTCGCTGTTGTGGCACTGGCCGCCATCGCCTTGCAGATTGCCATTGCGCGCGATGGGCCAGCGGTTTTGAGCGCAGTTGACAGGGTTTCGGGCGGTGATGGCGGGGCCGAGCTGAAAGCGAAGATCACGACCGGCGATCACCCGGATCAAAAATTGCTGATCTGGGGACCAAAAGAGCGACCTACTTTGGACCATGCGCGCCCGGTCCTTTTGTTCGTACACGGAGGCAGCTGGAATTCGGGCGATCCGGAAAGCTATGACTTTGTCGGCCGCGCCTTTGTGGAGCGCGGTTTTATCGTAGCGCTCGCCGGCTATCGCCTTGGTGAAGCGGGGCAATATCCGGGAATGGTGGAGGATGTAGCGGGTGCCTTTGCGCAAGTCCGCGAGCAAATTTCCGCTTATGGCGGTGATCCTGAACACATTGTTTTAGCAGGACATTCTGCTGGCGCATACAATATGATGATGGTCGCATTGGAGGAAAAATGGCTGCGGGCGCATTCGCTTGCACCAGACGCTATTTCAGGCATCGTCGGCATTTCGGGGCCTTATGATTTCCTGCCCCTTGATAGCGATAGCACTAAGGCCGCCTTTGGCCACGTCGAGGAAGAACAGGCCTTGAAAGCCACTCAGCCGATCAACAATGTAAACGGCGATGCCCCGCCCATGCTGCTCATCCACGGCGAAGAGGATACGACTGTCGGGCTGTTTCACTCCAAACGCCTGTCCAGGAAAATACAAGCGGCGGGAGGCACGGCCACGCTGAGCACCTATCCTGCAATGAGCCACACCGATCCGCTCATCTCGATTGCATCGCCGTGGCGCAATCGGCGCGATATTGTCGATCAAATCGCGACTTTTGCTCGCTATGTGAAGGCACAGAAGTAA